Part of the Deltaproteobacteria bacterium genome is shown below.
ACATACTGGTCTATCTCGAGATATGCGACGGCAACATGGAGGAAGGGAGCTTCCGCTGCGACGCCAATGTCTCCGTAAGGCCAGAGGGCTCGGCAGGGCTCGGCACCAAGACGGAGCTCAAGAACCTCAACTCCTTCAAGTTTATAAAGGACGCCGTGGCCTACGAGATAGAGCGCCAGATCGAGGTCATCGAGGACGGCGGCCGGGTGGTGCAGGAGACAAGGCTCTTCGACGTCTCCAGAGGCGTTACCGTCTCCATGCGCAGCAAGGAGCAGGCCCACGACTACCGCTACTTTCCCGACCCCGACCTCCTGCCCCTCGCAGTCGGCGACGCCATGGTCGACGAGGTGCGCTCCTCGCTTCCCGAGCTGCCCGCCGACAAGCGCAGGAGGTTCGTCGAGCAGTACAGCCTGCCCGCCTACGACGCCTCGGTGCTCGCCTCGCAGCGTCAGCTCGCCGACTGGTACGAGGCGTGCGTAAAGCTATGCGGCGAGCCCAAGCTCGCCTCCAACTGGGTGATGGGCGAGCTCCTGCGGCTCCTGAAGGAAGAAAACCTCTCCATCACCGACGCGCCGGCGACCCCGCGGATGCTCGCCGAGCTCATAGGGCTCGTGAAGAACGGCACCATAAGCGGCAAGATCGCCAAGGGTGTTTTCGAGGAGGCCTTCAGGACCGGCAGATCGCCCAAGGCCATAGTCGAGAGCAGGGGGCTTACCCAGATATCGGACGAGGCGGACCTTGAAAGGATCGTCGACGAGGCCGTAAAGGCCGACCCCGAGAGCGCCGCCCGCTACAGGGCCGGCAAGACCAAGCTCCTCGGCTACTTCGTGGGACAGGTGATGAAGGCCACCAGGGGCCGCGCAAACCCGCAGGTAGTCAATAGACTCGTCAAAAGACGCCTCGAAGAGGATTGACTCGGCCGAGGGAACTCTTTTGATGATCCTGGGGGAAACGTGGGTCTGTGACCCTTTTACAAAAAGGTTCCCTCAGGGTAATGAATCAGAGTTTCCTTTGCCTGGGGGCGCTCCACCTGGAGGTTCGGGCCGCAAGGGTGTAAAACGATCCCGCCCGGCGCGGGCCGAACCTCCAGGTGGAGCGCCCCCACATGCGCACAACAGGCAAAGGGGGGCCGGGGGAACGCGGCCCCGTGAACCTTCTGCAGGAAGTCTCCCCCCGGAGCAGTCAGTCAGAGCTTTCCCGGTTCCTCACGGAGCGAGGCCGAAGGCGGAGAAGCCGGTGCGGCGCCATTTGAAGTAGTCTTCGAGGATCCTGCGGTGGTCGAAGGCTATTGTTTCGGGCAGGGTCGA
Proteins encoded:
- the gatB gene encoding Asp-tRNA(Asn)/Glu-tRNA(Gln) amidotransferase subunit GatB; protein product: MGYEAVIGLEVHAQLLTESKLFCRCSTRFGSEPNTQVCPVCLGMPGSLPVLNARAVEYALRMALAVGCRINPASVFARKNYFYPDLPKGYQISQYEQPLAEAGHVEIEAEGGGLKKVGITRIHMEEDAGKLLHGEAAGSDTSSFVDLNRTGVPLIEIVSEPDISSPAEAAAYLKELRDILVYLEICDGNMEEGSFRCDANVSVRPEGSAGLGTKTELKNLNSFKFIKDAVAYEIERQIEVIEDGGRVVQETRLFDVSRGVTVSMRSKEQAHDYRYFPDPDLLPLAVGDAMVDEVRSSLPELPADKRRRFVEQYSLPAYDASVLASQRQLADWYEACVKLCGEPKLASNWVMGELLRLLKEENLSITDAPATPRMLAELIGLVKNGTISGKIAKGVFEEAFRTGRSPKAIVESRGLTQISDEADLERIVDEAVKADPESAARYRAGKTKLLGYFVGQVMKATRGRANPQVVNRLVKRRLEED